The following coding sequences are from one Diospyros lotus cultivar Yz01 chromosome 7, ASM1463336v1, whole genome shotgun sequence window:
- the LOC127805976 gene encoding protein FAR1-RELATED SEQUENCE 6-like isoform X2, which translates to MEGSSSVIEKNTDDGLQEVEEVSDVNVLTPIAGMVFNSEKEVFEFYNRYALQKGFGLTKRSTKNGDDGQLKYYSLACAKVGKYVSKAKNSYNPRPSMKTACKAKINVSVSSERKFTITRVYLDHNHQLSPGKSRFFKRNKNKDSSVKRKREENEQTEVPLCKNSHFIVEAGGYENLPVTGRDCRNYIAKAGQIRLGTGDAEALRNYFCRMQKRNCNFFYLIDMDGEGRLRNVFWADARSRAAYESFADVISFDTTYLTNKYDLPLTLFVGINHHGQTMLFGCGLLSNEDTETYIWLFSSWLECMGGRYPNAIVTDQCKAIQVAIERVFPCSQHRLCLWHIMRKLPEKLGGLSHYKAIKRTLKSVVYESIEVAEFEESWSRMIEEHNLDKNEWLNSLFTDRQQWVPVYVKSTFWAGMSTTQRSEGLNAFFDGYVGPKTSLKQFVEQYDNALKSKVEKETKADFASFHSSIPLITGCHFEKQFQEAYTNDTFKLFQDELRSMLFCNLVHLEDDGPISKFQVTDILRGKDGKPKRQVIYNVFVNEIDHELKCSCHLFEFKGILCRHVAKVLLEKNVAEVPPQCILMRWRKDVKRRYTLIENCYDDFGNNEQKLRYNTLCSHFHKAAEIGAQSSEKYVFLMKSVDEMIDKLISDINV; encoded by the coding sequence ATGGAAGGTAGTTCTTCTGTGATTGAGAAAAATACAGATGATGGCCTTCAAGAGGTTGAAGAAGTTTCAGATGTTAATGTGTTAACTCCAATTGCTGGTATGGTTTTTAATTCTGAGAAGgaagtttttgaattttacaatAGGTATGCTCTACAAAAAGGATTTGGTTTAACTAAGAGAAGTACTAAGAACGGAGATGATGGACAGTTAAAATACTATTCTCTTGCATGTGCTAAAGTTGGCAAGTATGTAAGCAAGGCAAAGAATAGTTACAATCCAAGACCATCTATGAAAACTGCTTGCAAGGCCAAGATTAATGTATCTGTGAGTAGTGAGCGAAAATTCACCATCACCCGTGTTTACTTGGATCATAACCATCAACTTAGTCCTGGGAAGTCGCGTTTCTTCAAGCGTAACAAGAATAAGGATTCATCTGTAAAAAGAAAACGcgaagaaaatgaacaaactGAAGTTCCATTATGTAAGAATTCTCATTTCATTGTTGAAGCTGGGGGTTATGAAAATTTGCCAGTCACTGGAAGGGATTGCAGAAATTATATTGCTAAAGCAGGACAAATCAGGCTTGGGACTGGGGATGCTGAGGCACTTCGTAATTACTTTTGTCGCATGCAAAAaagaaattgtaattttttctatCTCATTGATATGGATGGAGAAGGTCGGTTAAGAAATGTGTTCTGGGCAGATGCAAGATCTAGAGCAGCATATGAATCTTTTGCTGATGTTATATCATTTGATACTACGTATCTAACAAACAAATATGACTTGCCACTCACTCTCTTTGTTGGTATTAATCATCATGGACAGACGATGTTATTTGGATGTGGTCTGTTGTCAAATGAGGATACTGAGACATatatttggttgttttcatCGTGGTTAGAATGCATGGGTGGTCGTTATCCAAATGCCATAGTTACAGATCAATGTAAGGCTATACAAGTGGCAATTGAAAGAGTATTTCCTTGTTCACAACATCGACTTTGTCTTTGGCATATTATGAGAAAACTCCCAGAGAAGCTTGGAGGCTTGTCTCATTATAAAGCAATCAAGAGAACTTTGAAGAGTGTTGTCTATGAGTCAATAGAAGTTGCTGAATTTGAAGAGAGTTGGTCTAGAATGATTGAAGAACATAATCTTGATAAAAATGAATGGTTGAATTCTTTGTTTACAGATAGACAGCAGTGGGTTCCTGTATATGTTAAAAGTACTTTTTGGGCTGGAATGTCTACAACTCAGCGGAGTGAAGGCTTAAATGCTTTTTTTGATGGCTATGTGGGTCCTAAAACATCTTTGAAGCAATTTGTGGAGCAATATGATAATGCTTTGAAAAGCAAGgttgaaaaagaaacaaaggcgGATTTTGCTTCTTTCCATTCTAGTATCCCCCTGATAACTggttgtcattttgaaaaacagtTTCAAGAAGCTTATACAAATGACACCTTCAAATTGTTTCAAGATGAGTTAAGGAGCATGTTGTTTTGTAATTTAGTGCATTTAGAGGATGATGGACCAATTTCTAAGTTTCAAGTGACAGATATTTTAAGAGGGAAAGATGGCAAACCAAAAAGACAAgttatttataatgtttttgtTAATGAGATTGATCATGAACTTAAATGCTCTTGTCACTTGTTTGAGTTTAAAGGTATTCTTTGTCGACATGTGGCTAAAGTGCTACTTGAGAAAAATGTGGCAGAAGTTCCCCCTCAGTGCATTTTAATGCGTTGGAGAAAAGACGTTAAACGTCGATACACTTTGATTGAGAATTGTTATGATGACTTTGGGAACAACGAGCAAAAACTACGGTATAATACATTATGCTCCCATTTTCACAAGGCCGCAGAGATTGGAGCACAATCTAGTGAGAAGTATGTATTTTTGATGAAAAGTGTGGATGAAATGATAGACAAGCTTATAAGTGATATCAATGTGTGA
- the LOC127805976 gene encoding protein FAR1-RELATED SEQUENCE 6-like isoform X1, whose product MLCSHAYASLWMPPVLRMEGSSSVIEKNTDDGLQEVEEVSDVNVLTPIAGMVFNSEKEVFEFYNRYALQKGFGLTKRSTKNGDDGQLKYYSLACAKVGKYVSKAKNSYNPRPSMKTACKAKINVSVSSERKFTITRVYLDHNHQLSPGKSRFFKRNKNKDSSVKRKREENEQTEVPLCKNSHFIVEAGGYENLPVTGRDCRNYIAKAGQIRLGTGDAEALRNYFCRMQKRNCNFFYLIDMDGEGRLRNVFWADARSRAAYESFADVISFDTTYLTNKYDLPLTLFVGINHHGQTMLFGCGLLSNEDTETYIWLFSSWLECMGGRYPNAIVTDQCKAIQVAIERVFPCSQHRLCLWHIMRKLPEKLGGLSHYKAIKRTLKSVVYESIEVAEFEESWSRMIEEHNLDKNEWLNSLFTDRQQWVPVYVKSTFWAGMSTTQRSEGLNAFFDGYVGPKTSLKQFVEQYDNALKSKVEKETKADFASFHSSIPLITGCHFEKQFQEAYTNDTFKLFQDELRSMLFCNLVHLEDDGPISKFQVTDILRGKDGKPKRQVIYNVFVNEIDHELKCSCHLFEFKGILCRHVAKVLLEKNVAEVPPQCILMRWRKDVKRRYTLIENCYDDFGNNEQKLRYNTLCSHFHKAAEIGAQSSEKYVFLMKSVDEMIDKLISDINV is encoded by the exons ATGTTATGTTCCCATGCGTATGCAAGTTTATGGATGCCGCCTGTGTTG AGAATGGAAGGTAGTTCTTCTGTGATTGAGAAAAATACAGATGATGGCCTTCAAGAGGTTGAAGAAGTTTCAGATGTTAATGTGTTAACTCCAATTGCTGGTATGGTTTTTAATTCTGAGAAGgaagtttttgaattttacaatAGGTATGCTCTACAAAAAGGATTTGGTTTAACTAAGAGAAGTACTAAGAACGGAGATGATGGACAGTTAAAATACTATTCTCTTGCATGTGCTAAAGTTGGCAAGTATGTAAGCAAGGCAAAGAATAGTTACAATCCAAGACCATCTATGAAAACTGCTTGCAAGGCCAAGATTAATGTATCTGTGAGTAGTGAGCGAAAATTCACCATCACCCGTGTTTACTTGGATCATAACCATCAACTTAGTCCTGGGAAGTCGCGTTTCTTCAAGCGTAACAAGAATAAGGATTCATCTGTAAAAAGAAAACGcgaagaaaatgaacaaactGAAGTTCCATTATGTAAGAATTCTCATTTCATTGTTGAAGCTGGGGGTTATGAAAATTTGCCAGTCACTGGAAGGGATTGCAGAAATTATATTGCTAAAGCAGGACAAATCAGGCTTGGGACTGGGGATGCTGAGGCACTTCGTAATTACTTTTGTCGCATGCAAAAaagaaattgtaattttttctatCTCATTGATATGGATGGAGAAGGTCGGTTAAGAAATGTGTTCTGGGCAGATGCAAGATCTAGAGCAGCATATGAATCTTTTGCTGATGTTATATCATTTGATACTACGTATCTAACAAACAAATATGACTTGCCACTCACTCTCTTTGTTGGTATTAATCATCATGGACAGACGATGTTATTTGGATGTGGTCTGTTGTCAAATGAGGATACTGAGACATatatttggttgttttcatCGTGGTTAGAATGCATGGGTGGTCGTTATCCAAATGCCATAGTTACAGATCAATGTAAGGCTATACAAGTGGCAATTGAAAGAGTATTTCCTTGTTCACAACATCGACTTTGTCTTTGGCATATTATGAGAAAACTCCCAGAGAAGCTTGGAGGCTTGTCTCATTATAAAGCAATCAAGAGAACTTTGAAGAGTGTTGTCTATGAGTCAATAGAAGTTGCTGAATTTGAAGAGAGTTGGTCTAGAATGATTGAAGAACATAATCTTGATAAAAATGAATGGTTGAATTCTTTGTTTACAGATAGACAGCAGTGGGTTCCTGTATATGTTAAAAGTACTTTTTGGGCTGGAATGTCTACAACTCAGCGGAGTGAAGGCTTAAATGCTTTTTTTGATGGCTATGTGGGTCCTAAAACATCTTTGAAGCAATTTGTGGAGCAATATGATAATGCTTTGAAAAGCAAGgttgaaaaagaaacaaaggcgGATTTTGCTTCTTTCCATTCTAGTATCCCCCTGATAACTggttgtcattttgaaaaacagtTTCAAGAAGCTTATACAAATGACACCTTCAAATTGTTTCAAGATGAGTTAAGGAGCATGTTGTTTTGTAATTTAGTGCATTTAGAGGATGATGGACCAATTTCTAAGTTTCAAGTGACAGATATTTTAAGAGGGAAAGATGGCAAACCAAAAAGACAAgttatttataatgtttttgtTAATGAGATTGATCATGAACTTAAATGCTCTTGTCACTTGTTTGAGTTTAAAGGTATTCTTTGTCGACATGTGGCTAAAGTGCTACTTGAGAAAAATGTGGCAGAAGTTCCCCCTCAGTGCATTTTAATGCGTTGGAGAAAAGACGTTAAACGTCGATACACTTTGATTGAGAATTGTTATGATGACTTTGGGAACAACGAGCAAAAACTACGGTATAATACATTATGCTCCCATTTTCACAAGGCCGCAGAGATTGGAGCACAATCTAGTGAGAAGTATGTATTTTTGATGAAAAGTGTGGATGAAATGATAGACAAGCTTATAAGTGATATCAATGTGTGA